The following proteins come from a genomic window of Corynebacterium glyciniphilum AJ 3170:
- a CDS encoding trypsin-like serine peptidase: MTLTTRKTPLVSSLAVAVAISLATAITSATAAPTTGLDIRPVGYNIVDGHQDLDNPITNTDITADTGTTITEASNGSYRTPRKVIDDDDRQQVEETRTSPYRRVGQLTFQTGTDSYICTGWLISPDTVATAGHCLADNSSNITFSPGRNGSVNPFGTQNATQVWYDQDFGQEGRDWGAIKLDKPVGDNVGWFGITSTDGEDLIGDDARIIGYPGDKPSGTLWQHTGEVTASDARRVTYNTDTFGGQSGSAVTDDTGDIAYGIHVAGTPEKNWATRITGELFNTLVNITRQ; the protein is encoded by the coding sequence ATGACGTTAACCACACGGAAGACACCCCTCGTATCATCACTGGCGGTAGCAGTAGCGATCTCACTGGCAACAGCGATCACCTCAGCCACAGCTGCACCAACCACCGGCCTGGACATCCGACCAGTCGGATACAACATCGTCGACGGACACCAAGACCTCGACAACCCCATCACTAACACTGACATCACCGCCGACACCGGCACCACCATCACCGAGGCATCCAATGGGTCCTACCGAACCCCACGCAAAGTCATCGATGATGACGACCGACAGCAGGTCGAAGAAACCAGGACCTCGCCCTACAGACGAGTAGGTCAGCTCACTTTTCAGACCGGGACCGACTCTTACATCTGTACCGGCTGGCTGATCTCCCCAGACACCGTCGCCACTGCCGGCCACTGCTTGGCGGACAACAGCAGCAACATTACCTTCAGTCCCGGGCGCAACGGCAGTGTCAACCCCTTCGGAACGCAAAACGCTACCCAAGTCTGGTACGACCAGGACTTCGGTCAGGAAGGCCGCGATTGGGGCGCGATCAAGCTCGACAAACCCGTCGGAGACAACGTGGGCTGGTTCGGGATCACCTCCACCGATGGAGAAGACCTCATCGGTGATGATGCGCGCATCATCGGCTACCCGGGGGACAAGCCTTCCGGAACCTTGTGGCAGCACACCGGAGAAGTCACCGCATCAGACGCTCGGCGCGTGACATATAACACCGACACTTTCGGCGGACAGTCGGGCTCGGCAGTCACCGATGACACCGGAGACATTGCCTACGGCATCCATGTCGCTGGAACACCTGAGAAGAACTGGGCTACGCGGATTACCGGAGAGCTGTTTAACACCTTGGTCAACATCACCCGACAATAG